In Lactobacillus sp. PV012, one genomic interval encodes:
- a CDS encoding PTS sugar transporter subunit IIA has protein sequence MTKELFSKDAVFVSEKENQSEVFKEVVPKLQKLGLVKEDFLENLLTREDKYPTGISLRPLSRQLPNIAIPHTEGKYVNTSMIIPIALKKNIEFKNMVNPPEDLPVKFMFMILSEDSDIHAKILGDIMDFLSEQSAEDLIELFNSKTPAEVYNYLKSNFNFRKSVEAIG, from the coding sequence ATGACAAAAGAACTTTTTAGTAAAGACGCTGTATTTGTGAGTGAAAAAGAAAACCAGAGTGAAGTTTTTAAAGAAGTCGTACCAAAATTACAAAAACTTGGTCTGGTAAAAGAAGATTTTTTAGAAAATCTATTAACTAGAGAAGATAAATACCCAACTGGAATTTCTTTGCGACCACTTTCACGCCAATTACCGAATATTGCAATTCCTCATACTGAGGGGAAATATGTTAATACTTCAATGATTATTCCAATTGCCTTGAAGAAAAATATTGAATTTAAAAATATGGTTAATCCCCCTGAAGACTTGCCTGTTAAATTTATGTTTATGATTTTAAGTGAAGATTCAGATATTCATGCAAAAATTTTGGGTGATATTATGGATTTTTTATCAGAACAATCAGCTGAAGATTTAATAGAGTTGTTTAATAGCAAAACTCCAGCAGAGGTTTATAACTATCTGAAGAGCAACTTCAACTTTAGAAAGAGTGTGGAAGCGATTGGATAA
- a CDS encoding nucleoside 2-deoxyribosyltransferase, giving the protein MSNQKTVYFGAGWFTDTQNKAYNDAMKALKENPTIDLENSYVPLQNQYKGIRVDEHPEYLHDKEWAQATYNGDLIGIKTSDVMLGVYVPKEEDVGLGMELGYAHGQGKYILLVIPDDLFGESINLMSWGVADNIIKMSDLKDFNFNQPRFGFYDGAVY; this is encoded by the coding sequence ATGTCTAACCAAAAAACTGTTTATTTTGGTGCTGGTTGGTTTACTGACACTCAAAACAAGGCATACAACGATGCAATGAAAGCTTTGAAGGAAAATCCTACTATTGATTTAGAAAATAGTTATGTACCTCTTCAAAACCAATACAAAGGTATTCGCGTTGATGAACACCCAGAATACCTTCATGATAAAGAATGGGCTCAAGCAACCTACAATGGTGATTTAATCGGAATTAAAACTAGTGATGTGATGCTTGGAGTTTATGTACCTAAAGAAGAAGATGTTGGTTTAGGAATGGAACTTGGCTATGCACATGGACAAGGTAAATACATTCTTTTAGTAATTCCAGACGACTTATTTGGCGAGTCAATTAACCTAATGAGCTGGGGAGTAGCAGACAACATTATTAAAATGAGTGATTTAAAAGATTTCAATTTTAATCAACCTCGCTTTGGCTTTTACGATGGTGCAGTTTATTAA
- a CDS encoding YibE/F family protein: MSTLVALLIFLLVLIVLVGGKTGLKSYLSIVINTCLIILVGLLISWGINIFWIGVIFIPLKLLTIIYLGTHDYSLAKNSFLTALFVSLIVIAIILIFQSLAQSAGFGDQASEELVGLSVNVGISFPQIAIIVAIFSTLGAIAEASVAISAGLLELKHHDPSINRDEILKNGNLLGKDVLATALNTILFGMFGSFLPLFIWYMRLNYSLFEILNDKLFISESLIIMYSFIGVLLTVPLTTHLLAHTLTQTNKK; the protein is encoded by the coding sequence GTGAGTACTTTAGTAGCTTTGTTAATTTTTTTACTAGTATTAATTGTGTTGGTAGGAGGAAAGACAGGCCTAAAAAGTTATTTAAGCATTGTAATTAATACTTGTTTAATAATTTTAGTGGGTCTCTTGATTTCCTGGGGCATAAATATTTTTTGGATTGGGGTAATTTTTATTCCTTTAAAATTATTGACAATCATCTATTTGGGTACTCATGATTATTCTTTAGCGAAGAATTCGTTTTTAACGGCGTTATTTGTAAGCTTAATTGTAATTGCAATAATTTTAATATTCCAGTCCTTGGCCCAAAGCGCTGGTTTTGGAGACCAAGCAAGTGAAGAATTAGTGGGATTATCTGTTAATGTAGGAATAAGTTTCCCACAAATTGCGATTATTGTAGCTATTTTTTCAACTTTGGGAGCAATTGCAGAAGCAAGTGTAGCAATCAGTGCAGGGTTGCTTGAATTAAAGCACCATGATCCAAGCATAAATCGGGATGAAATTTTAAAAAATGGTAACTTACTTGGAAAAGATGTTTTAGCTACTGCCCTCAATACAATTTTATTTGGGATGTTTGGAAGTTTTTTACCACTATTTATTTGGTATATGCGGCTTAATTATTCCCTTTTTGAAATTTTAAATGATAAACTTTTTATAAGTGAAAGTTTAATTATTATGTATTCATTTATTGGCGTTTTGTTAACAGTTCCGCTGACAACCCATTTGCTGGCTCACACTTTAACACAAACTAACAAAAAGTGA
- a CDS encoding YibE/F family protein: MQKKYRWSLVIFLVGIIITGIVYFTTAFSSQPIGEIITKPKDSLINKTEDSYQNKDELRQQTFKIRILNGKNKGKVYLVENEYAKSQVITQKYYSHQRVIVAFLKGKAKVLSPKRDWVFCLALTVVVSLMFAIMGKSAKMLLLSLLLNAIIFYYVVKLDIATNGVKVLWIYSLASIIFTFLSLVLAQGFSKKMVVTFVATLLGVFVAFGLSYVIMKLTNESGMKYEAVEYATQDPRTIFLAQSLLGVLGAVMDEATDIVSSLYNLSCHKLNLTLKELVLSGRTLGQEIMGPLINVLVLIFMAEALPMAILYLRDNNTLKYTFEFALSLGIIQSLISAIGIVLTVVFATLCSTVFLREKRA, from the coding sequence ATGCAAAAAAAATATCGTTGGAGTTTAGTCATTTTTCTAGTGGGAATTATAATTACAGGAATTGTTTATTTTACCACTGCTTTTTCTAGTCAACCAATTGGAGAAATAATTACTAAGCCTAAAGATAGCTTAATTAATAAAACGGAAGATAGTTATCAAAATAAGGATGAGCTGCGCCAACAAACATTTAAAATTCGCATCCTGAACGGAAAAAATAAGGGAAAAGTATATTTAGTGGAAAATGAGTATGCAAAATCACAAGTTATTACCCAAAAATACTATTCTCATCAGCGAGTAATTGTTGCTTTTTTAAAGGGAAAAGCAAAGGTGTTATCTCCTAAACGAGACTGGGTTTTCTGTTTAGCATTAACGGTTGTAGTAAGTTTAATGTTTGCAATCATGGGCAAATCTGCAAAAATGTTGCTCTTATCACTTTTGCTAAATGCAATCATTTTTTACTATGTAGTAAAGTTAGATATTGCTACAAATGGGGTAAAAGTTTTGTGGATTTATAGTCTAGCTAGTATAATTTTTACCTTTTTATCACTAGTGTTAGCTCAAGGCTTTAGTAAAAAAATGGTGGTAACCTTTGTAGCAACACTTTTAGGGGTCTTTGTGGCTTTTGGCTTAAGTTATGTGATTATGAAATTAACTAATGAAAGTGGGATGAAATATGAAGCAGTAGAATATGCTACGCAGGATCCCAGAACAATATTTTTAGCTCAAAGTTTATTAGGAGTCCTTGGAGCAGTGATGGATGAAGCAACCGATATTGTATCAAGTCTGTATAATTTAAGCTGCCACAAGCTAAATTTAACCTTAAAAGAGCTTGTCTTAAGTGGCCGAACACTTGGACAAGAAATTATGGGCCCCTTAATTAATGTCTTAGTGTTAATCTTTATGGCTGAAGCTCTCCCAATGGCAATTTTATATTTGCGAGACAATAACACTCTCAAGTACACTTTTGAATTTGCCCTCTCTTTAGGGATTATTCAGAGTCTAATCTCTGCGATTGGAATTGTACTAACTGTAGTTTTTGCGACATTATGTAGTACAGTCTTTTTAAGAGAAAAGAGGGCATAA
- a CDS encoding TIM-barrel domain-containing protein, which produces MSELNNLQEHSVSRLVSVAKGTRFYELQFASGEKARLYIVSNGIFRLILDPSEKFAPLDPELTIPIKDFSLTPFEESQLLTTDETFTIKSAHYSLRLQKNPALFSIFDDNLHRYRLRQKMPLQIGPHSSTEILIQNKNEFYYGGGMQNGHFSHKGHKIEIANTNLTGPDGVALPESFFWSNAGFAELRNTWKNGVYNFGADDDTEAVITHNTPIYDTFYLIGDTPADLIKQYYVLTGTPLFLPKYALGLGYIGNFSDTFWKSADPKERSAIKFEDGINYQRASKDDSEKVYPADLNGNQYYQFSARAMIERYLAKNLPLKWIVPDYQSDSPLDEEQVKSFSDFAQEKGITVGYYNHLPKGANPDLVIAKTDSPKIGNSKLLQNIAKISNNLVQKNDDGRPWVMATNGWSAIQTLATTYLGGVGGEWEQIATQISSFIGLSLSGQPNIGSAIDGRFSGGNAQVSVRDLQWKVFTPLLFSIDGDGTTAKTPFAYNSKISKINQAYLKLRIQLAPYLYSLTRQAQNGMPVVRALFLSFPHEKINYTSQIKHEFMLGDNFLIAPITNGREDGNGNSIKDDLYLPNHRTMWVDALTGQKFLGGRYYSQLVYPLWHLPVFVRGGAIIQQSLRKMMIFPQGKSSNILYDDDGISTKYQQGEAAQTQVTSELDGVKLKVVVKPTTGSYSKLALSQTTALTIMADHYPGHVEAYINDTLIDLPEYKNEADFHEASTGYFFKQDYMPFKQFGNFTGQLQPALLIKVKSHDISEDEITIKVDNFNYGNQLENHAIIDSAMVAPRSASILTDRLSSRSITVSWINQQFNSNHKLMADIEVNGIIHTNITGNTFTFHELTPNTRYRFRIRNKIGNKVSDWTEYFGTMTKPDQLDYAIKNLQVKSNLASEDEFPLANLTDLRLGSEWLTSEKVSPDHPLELTFTFDNLYKLSRMVYIPRSRDHKGHLLRVQYAISKDGEHFEDFSKEFNWPNDAKNKVIGMRDLSAKAIKLRVLLTTDGYASAKEIFFFTAKD; this is translated from the coding sequence ATGTCTGAATTAAATAATCTACAAGAACATTCTGTTAGTCGGTTAGTTAGTGTCGCCAAAGGGACACGTTTTTATGAATTACAATTTGCCTCTGGAGAAAAGGCGCGTCTCTATATTGTAAGCAATGGAATATTTCGTCTAATTTTAGATCCAAGTGAAAAATTTGCTCCCTTAGATCCTGAATTAACTATCCCAATCAAGGATTTTAGCCTGACACCCTTTGAAGAATCACAGTTATTAACCACTGATGAAACTTTTACCATAAAAAGCGCCCACTATTCACTTCGTCTTCAAAAAAATCCTGCTCTTTTCAGCATTTTTGATGATAATCTTCACCGTTACCGTTTAAGACAAAAAATGCCTTTGCAAATCGGACCTCATTCAAGTACCGAAATTTTAATTCAAAATAAAAATGAATTCTATTACGGAGGTGGAATGCAAAACGGTCACTTTAGTCATAAAGGCCACAAAATTGAAATAGCTAATACCAACTTAACAGGTCCAGATGGAGTAGCCTTACCTGAAAGTTTCTTTTGGTCCAATGCTGGTTTTGCGGAATTGCGCAACACTTGGAAAAATGGTGTTTACAACTTTGGAGCTGATGATGACACGGAAGCCGTTATCACCCATAACACGCCAATTTATGATACCTTTTACTTAATTGGGGATACACCTGCTGATCTAATCAAACAATATTACGTCTTAACTGGTACCCCACTCTTTTTACCTAAATACGCCCTTGGCTTGGGCTATATTGGTAATTTCTCTGATACTTTTTGGAAAAGCGCTGATCCTAAAGAACGGAGTGCTATTAAATTTGAAGATGGGATTAATTACCAAAGAGCAAGTAAAGATGATAGTGAAAAAGTTTATCCTGCCGACCTTAATGGTAACCAATACTATCAATTTTCTGCTCGAGCAATGATTGAACGCTATCTTGCCAAAAATCTTCCGTTAAAATGGATTGTTCCTGACTATCAAAGCGACAGTCCCCTTGATGAAGAACAAGTTAAAAGCTTTAGCGACTTTGCCCAAGAAAAGGGGATTACTGTAGGATATTATAATCACTTACCAAAGGGGGCTAATCCTGATTTAGTAATTGCAAAAACTGATTCTCCCAAAATTGGCAACAGCAAATTACTCCAAAATATCGCTAAAATCAGCAACAACTTAGTCCAAAAAAATGATGATGGTCGTCCTTGGGTAATGGCCACTAATGGCTGGAGTGCAATTCAAACTTTAGCCACCACTTACCTGGGAGGAGTAGGTGGTGAATGGGAACAAATCGCTACCCAGATAAGTAGTTTTATTGGCTTATCCCTTTCTGGACAACCTAATATCGGAAGTGCAATTGATGGACGCTTCAGCGGTGGGAACGCTCAAGTTAGTGTACGTGATTTACAATGGAAAGTATTTACTCCTCTTTTATTTAGTATCGATGGGGATGGAACAACCGCAAAAACACCATTTGCCTACAATTCTAAAATTTCTAAGATCAATCAAGCTTATCTTAAGCTACGCATACAACTTGCTCCTTATTTATACTCACTAACTCGGCAGGCCCAAAATGGGATGCCAGTAGTTAGAGCTCTCTTTTTATCATTTCCACATGAAAAAATTAATTATACCAGTCAAATAAAACATGAATTTATGCTCGGGGATAATTTCTTAATTGCGCCTATTACCAATGGTCGTGAAGATGGAAATGGTAATTCAATTAAAGATGACCTTTACCTTCCTAATCACCGTACAATGTGGGTAGATGCCTTAACTGGTCAAAAATTTCTTGGTGGACGTTATTACTCACAACTTGTTTATCCTTTATGGCACTTACCTGTTTTTGTTCGTGGAGGGGCAATTATTCAACAAAGTTTGCGCAAAATGATGATCTTTCCTCAAGGCAAGAGTTCTAATATCCTTTACGATGATGACGGCATTAGTACTAAATACCAACAAGGCGAAGCTGCTCAAACTCAAGTTACTAGTGAACTTGATGGCGTTAAATTAAAAGTTGTAGTTAAACCAACTACTGGTTCTTATTCTAAACTTGCTCTTAGTCAAACAACTGCCTTAACTATTATGGCCGATCATTACCCAGGACATGTAGAAGCTTACATTAACGATACTTTGATCGACCTTCCTGAATACAAAAATGAAGCCGACTTCCATGAAGCTTCAACAGGCTATTTCTTTAAGCAAGATTACATGCCATTTAAACAATTTGGCAACTTTACTGGTCAACTTCAACCTGCACTTTTAATCAAAGTCAAAAGTCATGATATTTCCGAAGATGAAATCACCATTAAAGTAGATAATTTTAACTATGGTAATCAATTAGAAAACCATGCCATTATTGATTCTGCGATGGTTGCGCCACGCAGTGCATCAATTTTAACCGATCGTCTATCTTCGCGGAGTATTACTGTCTCTTGGATTAATCAGCAATTTAATAGTAATCATAAGTTAATGGCTGATATTGAAGTTAATGGTATTATTCACACTAATATTACTGGTAATACTTTCACTTTCCATGAATTAACGCCAAATACACGTTATCGTTTCCGCATTAGAAACAAGATTGGCAACAAAGTGTCTGACTGGACTGAGTATTTTGGAACGATGACTAAGCCCGATCAACTTGATTATGCTATCAAAAACCTACAGGTAAAGAGTAATTTAGCTTCTGAAGATGAATTTCCATTAGCTAACTTAACTGATCTTCGCTTAGGTAGTGAATGGTTAACTAGTGAAAAAGTTTCTCCTGACCATCCCTTAGAATTAACTTTTACCTTTGATAATCTCTACAAACTTAGCCGAATGGTTTACATTCCGCGTTCACGAGATCATAAAGGACATTTATTACGTGTTCAATATGCCATTTCTAAAGACGGCGAACACTTTGAAGACTTTAGTAAAGAATTTAATTGGCCTAATGACGCTAAAAACAAAGTAATTGGAATGCGCGATCTAAGTGCTAAAGCAATTAAACTGCGTGTTTTACTTACTACAGATGGTTATGCATCTGCTAAAGAAATCTTCTTCTTCACTGCTAAAGATTAA
- a CDS encoding MerR family transcriptional regulator produces MAEKDNNLEGFESPAQAAKSLGISVATLRKYSLLIEKVTDNRDYYQRTKQKARLYSKKNLEELHKLQELSKNDDLTLQEAAEQIFEVNGKTTKSEKSKNLPDNKVNTKTMVDAQEVIKLLMMVKETITGQNEAIQTLQKQVTRIEDQNQKLIAATKQLPQPEEKKSNKVASSQTVSSSQTANTTSAEKVSPKAAEEDALKSLAHVNRSLAQMQMKVKKKHWWEKLFK; encoded by the coding sequence ACCTGCTCAAGCTGCTAAAAGCTTGGGTATTAGTGTAGCGACGCTGCGTAAATATTCATTACTTATTGAAAAAGTTACAGACAATAGAGATTACTATCAACGTACAAAACAAAAAGCACGTTTATATAGTAAAAAGAATCTAGAAGAATTACATAAGTTACAAGAATTATCTAAGAATGATGATTTAACGCTACAAGAAGCTGCTGAGCAAATTTTTGAAGTTAATGGGAAAACTACCAAGTCTGAAAAGAGCAAGAATTTACCCGATAACAAAGTAAACACTAAAACAATGGTAGATGCTCAAGAAGTTATTAAACTTTTAATGATGGTAAAAGAGACTATTACTGGTCAAAATGAAGCAATTCAAACTTTGCAAAAGCAAGTAACTCGTATTGAAGATCAAAATCAAAAGTTGATTGCGGCTACAAAGCAGTTGCCACAACCTGAAGAAAAGAAATCTAATAAGGTTGCTTCATCTCAGACAGTTTCTAGTTCACAGACAGCTAATACCACTTCAGCAGAAAAGGTTAGTCCTAAAGCTGCTGAAGAAGATGCCTTAAAGAGCTTGGCCCATGTGAATCGAAGTTTAGCGCAAATGCAAATGAAGGTTAAAAAGAAACATTGGTGGGAAAAATTATTTAAGTAA
- a CDS encoding cation:proton antiporter, with product MELMISTFYLTFAAAISIIIAQALEKISVNYISMLIGVIFALVPFLNHHVAPFNSETFMELIIAPLLFFEGQKTQLYNIRNRFKSILGITVVMVLFAVIAAGFSIHYLSNLGIALSFIIASISAPTDATATESVTNNLILPHKVEGSLKTESLFNDASGIILLDMALLWFENGTINYGQTLQNFLFSSLGGAAIGFVIGWIFIMFRQFLTRSRFNALNAQNIIYLLSPFLIYAIAEELSVSGIIAVVVAGLFHNAERQYSVLLNPRQVQIGSNLQSLISEIFNSIVFVILGLMIIRIGYNRILNSQIWLWLAVGTIIYLANLIVRFLYSLLIMKFDSKNAAIFALGGVHGAVTLALALTISQKFLGQSNYNLLMMSEATLILLSMIIPTIIFPFILPHQLSDYESQRMTIKFRNEMVKQAIIAVHHMYLPKKVKRHILFSLLLQKQAINTPDSLRQIFRTIDQPSLSSEERYLERLAYYRVFAIERNYLEEIAQKESKYQKCLLTLYNEILIAESLTLEDYIEE from the coding sequence ATGGAATTAATGATCTCTACTTTTTACCTGACTTTTGCAGCTGCGATTAGTATTATCATTGCACAGGCACTAGAAAAAATTTCCGTCAATTACATTAGTATGCTAATTGGAGTTATTTTTGCATTAGTCCCATTTTTAAATCATCATGTTGCGCCATTTAATTCTGAAACATTTATGGAACTAATTATTGCACCTTTACTATTTTTTGAGGGGCAAAAAACGCAACTTTACAATATTCGCAATCGATTTAAGAGTATTTTAGGAATTACCGTTGTTATGGTGTTGTTTGCGGTAATTGCTGCGGGATTTAGTATCCATTATTTAAGCAATCTTGGCATTGCTCTTTCCTTTATTATTGCCAGTATCAGTGCTCCAACTGATGCAACTGCGACTGAATCGGTTACTAATAATTTGATTTTACCCCACAAGGTAGAAGGTTCACTTAAAACTGAGTCACTTTTTAATGATGCCTCTGGAATTATTTTATTGGACATGGCCTTACTATGGTTTGAAAATGGCACTATCAACTACGGCCAAACTCTCCAAAATTTTCTTTTTTCCTCTCTTGGGGGAGCCGCAATTGGTTTTGTAATCGGCTGGATATTTATTATGTTTCGGCAATTTTTAACTAGATCTCGATTTAATGCTCTCAATGCTCAAAATATTATTTACTTACTAAGTCCTTTTTTAATTTATGCAATTGCAGAAGAACTTAGCGTCTCAGGAATTATTGCTGTTGTAGTTGCTGGTTTATTTCATAATGCTGAAAGACAGTATTCTGTCTTACTTAATCCACGACAAGTTCAAATTGGTAGCAATCTTCAGAGTCTAATTTCAGAAATTTTTAACAGTATTGTTTTTGTAATCTTAGGTTTAATGATTATTCGCATTGGATACAACCGGATTTTAAATTCTCAGATTTGGCTTTGGTTAGCTGTAGGAACAATAATTTACTTGGCTAATTTAATTGTTAGATTTTTATACAGCCTTCTTATCATGAAATTTGATAGTAAAAATGCTGCAATTTTTGCCTTAGGTGGTGTTCATGGAGCGGTAACTTTAGCCTTGGCACTCACCATTTCTCAAAAATTTCTCGGGCAATCAAACTACAATTTATTAATGATGTCTGAAGCTACTTTGATTTTGCTTAGTATGATTATTCCAACTATTATTTTTCCTTTCATTCTGCCTCACCAACTTAGTGACTATGAATCTCAAAGAATGACTATCAAGTTTAGAAATGAAATGGTTAAACAGGCAATCATTGCTGTTCACCATATGTACCTACCTAAAAAAGTAAAGCGTCATATCCTTTTTAGCCTACTTTTACAAAAACAAGCTATCAATACCCCTGATTCTCTTCGTCAAATCTTTCGTACAATTGATCAACCCAGTTTATCTTCAGAAGAGCGCTATTTAGAGCGTCTAGCTTATTACCGCGTCTTTGCTATTGAACGTAATTATTTAGAAGAAATTGCTCAAAAGGAAAGTAAATATCAAAAATGTCTTTTAACACTTTACAATGAAATTTTAATTGCTGAATCCCTTACTCTAGAAGATTACATAGAAGAATAA
- the nagA gene encoding N-acetylglucosamine-6-phosphate deacetylase yields MSYYIHADKFFLENRTESGGYLEVQDNGKFGFYLREDQKPLTAEIKEFPGKWVAPGLVDTHIHGSLHEDVMKSNWEGINKISEGLLSAGVTSWLPTTVTAADSELTRVCKMFADHQGQETGAKIQGIHFEGPFFTTEHAGAENPKYMLDPDIDLLRKWRQASNKMLIKISLAPERKGAPEFVRAAVKEGMVVALGHSSASFEKAIACVEAGASVFTHAYNGMDTMSQHAPSLVGAAFSSRLTTAELICDGHHVQEPAVRALINAKGCEHIALITDCMEAGMMPDGDYMLGELPVYVKDGMARLKNGDNLAGSILQLKDGVKNVVDWNIATAEDAIMMATYVPAKSSKILEKCGSIMPDKPADFLILNPDLTLKQTYLNGELRYQA; encoded by the coding sequence ATGTCATATTATATTCATGCAGATAAATTCTTTTTGGAAAATCGGACTGAAAGTGGAGGGTACCTAGAAGTTCAAGATAATGGCAAGTTTGGTTTTTACTTGCGTGAGGATCAAAAGCCACTGACAGCAGAAATCAAAGAATTTCCAGGGAAATGGGTCGCACCAGGGTTAGTTGATACTCATATTCATGGCTCACTTCATGAAGATGTTATGAAAAGCAATTGGGAAGGGATTAACAAAATTTCAGAAGGATTGCTGAGCGCAGGGGTAACAAGCTGGCTACCAACTACGGTAACGGCAGCAGATAGTGAATTAACTCGCGTATGCAAGATGTTTGCAGACCATCAAGGTCAAGAAACAGGGGCTAAAATTCAGGGGATTCACTTTGAGGGTCCATTTTTTACAACGGAACATGCTGGAGCAGAAAATCCTAAATATATGTTAGACCCCGATATTGATTTACTAAGAAAATGGCGTCAGGCATCTAATAAGATGTTGATTAAGATTTCACTAGCTCCTGAACGCAAGGGTGCACCTGAGTTTGTTAGAGCTGCTGTTAAAGAAGGCATGGTAGTTGCTCTAGGGCACTCAAGTGCTAGTTTTGAAAAAGCAATTGCCTGCGTAGAGGCAGGAGCTAGCGTTTTTACACATGCTTATAATGGAATGGATACGATGAGCCAACATGCTCCTAGTTTAGTGGGAGCAGCCTTTAGTTCACGTTTGACTACTGCGGAATTGATTTGTGATGGGCATCATGTTCAAGAACCAGCTGTTAGAGCTTTGATTAATGCTAAGGGATGCGAACATATTGCATTGATTACTGATTGTATGGAGGCTGGGATGATGCCAGATGGTGATTACATGTTGGGAGAATTACCAGTTTATGTAAAAGATGGCATGGCTCGTTTAAAAAATGGTGATAATTTAGCTGGTAGTATTCTTCAATTAAAAGATGGTGTAAAAAATGTAGTTGATTGGAATATTGCAACTGCTGAAGATGCAATTATGATGGCAACTTATGTGCCTGCCAAAAGTAGTAAGATTTTAGAAAAATGTGGCTCAATCATGCCTGATAAACCTGCTGACTTTTTAATTCTTAATCCTGATTTAACTTTAAAGCAAACTTATCTAAATGGAGAATTAAGATACCAAGCATAA
- a CDS encoding alpha/beta hydrolase, which produces MEVQELKLTNFNNREFSVTYYQLQKNPSLVMKKRPLMLIFPGGYFTHLSLREGEPVAMAYASYGFDCAIVSYNLLTDPGKIYPDAALSGLTALKYFREHSEELGINPNQIITIGFSAGGSVVSAMNVMAENPKWGKKYGFTHEQVAPNATILGYPLINIKEVSVPITPEAETKLPTDPELLNTALGVTKQTPPTFIFQADNDPVVYINNSIEYITALRNHNVPFEAHLFDHGRHGFSLARPDLETQGKSWQVNSHVAHWFNLSIEWLEDLKIK; this is translated from the coding sequence ATGGAAGTTCAAGAATTAAAGCTAACTAATTTTAATAACCGTGAATTTAGCGTTACCTACTATCAATTACAAAAAAATCCTAGTTTGGTAATGAAAAAAAGACCATTAATGCTTATTTTCCCTGGTGGATATTTTACCCATCTTTCTTTAAGAGAAGGAGAACCTGTGGCAATGGCCTACGCTAGTTATGGGTTTGATTGTGCGATAGTTTCGTATAATTTATTAACAGATCCAGGAAAAATTTATCCTGATGCTGCTTTAAGTGGCTTAACTGCTTTGAAATATTTCCGAGAGCATAGTGAAGAATTAGGTATTAATCCTAATCAAATTATAACGATTGGTTTTTCAGCTGGTGGTAGTGTAGTAAGTGCAATGAATGTAATGGCGGAAAATCCTAAATGGGGCAAAAAGTATGGCTTCACACATGAACAAGTAGCACCTAACGCTACCATTTTGGGTTACCCTCTGATTAATATCAAAGAAGTTAGTGTGCCAATTACCCCGGAAGCAGAAACTAAGCTGCCTACAGATCCAGAATTACTTAATACAGCTTTAGGTGTTACTAAGCAAACCCCACCAACTTTTATTTTTCAAGCAGATAATGATCCTGTAGTTTATATCAATAATTCAATTGAATACATTACAGCTTTGCGTAATCATAATGTGCCTTTTGAAGCCCATTTATTTGATCATGGCCGTCATGGCTTTTCTTTGGCTCGACCAGACTTAGAAACACAAGGGAAAAGTTGGCAGGTAAATTCTCATGTAGCCCATTGGTTCAATTTAAGTATTGAGTGGCTAGAAGATCTAAAAATCAAGTAA